Proteins co-encoded in one Lysobacter solisilvae genomic window:
- a CDS encoding S8 family peptidase: MSKLSCAIAMALAGFACASSAHAATYVVQSRGNTFDAQLARKIEAAGGTITSRLPQIGVAFVQSSDTAFRGRAAKVAGVRSVVPDIAFQAQLPETVDEIGEDFANPPNAGGENDFLFNLQWGHAAIDAAGAWNAGYRGAGVRVAVLDAGIRCNHPDLAGNLLAADSISFVPTEPSYCNTSGSSHGTHTSGTILGADNGTGIIGVAPEAKLIAVKVLSAATGGGSFEGIISGIVHAADHGADVINMSLGVRGGLEVGGKDTAELINATKRAVAYARSQNAITIVSAGNDGRDLDHDAGVAVCDTDGTCFRANLRAFPAQVPGVISVSALAPAGWALNPGVSLDPLASYSNYGQSAISFGAPGGDGRLPGTANCVVAGVGAPCWAFDMVLSSTLTGWGWSAGTSMAAPHVSGVAALVIGKHGGELAPTEVERILRASADDLGKPGNDDAYGAGRVNAAKAMQY, from the coding sequence ATGAGTAAGCTTTCCTGTGCCATCGCGATGGCACTCGCTGGTTTTGCCTGCGCCTCTTCCGCTCATGCGGCCACCTATGTGGTCCAGTCGAGGGGCAACACGTTCGACGCCCAGCTGGCGCGCAAGATCGAAGCCGCCGGCGGCACCATCACTTCCCGTCTGCCGCAGATCGGCGTCGCCTTCGTGCAGTCCAGCGACACCGCGTTCCGTGGCCGCGCCGCCAAGGTCGCGGGCGTGCGTTCGGTGGTCCCCGACATCGCCTTCCAGGCGCAGCTGCCGGAAACCGTCGACGAAATCGGCGAAGACTTCGCCAACCCGCCCAATGCAGGCGGCGAGAACGATTTCCTCTTCAACCTGCAGTGGGGCCACGCGGCGATCGATGCCGCCGGTGCCTGGAACGCCGGCTATCGCGGCGCCGGCGTGCGCGTGGCGGTGCTCGACGCGGGCATCCGTTGCAACCACCCGGACCTTGCCGGCAACCTGCTCGCGGCCGATTCGATTTCCTTCGTGCCGACCGAGCCCAGCTACTGCAACACCTCCGGCAGCAGCCACGGCACGCACACCTCCGGCACGATCCTGGGTGCCGACAACGGCACCGGCATCATCGGCGTGGCGCCTGAAGCCAAGCTCATCGCGGTCAAGGTGCTCAGCGCCGCGACCGGTGGCGGCAGCTTCGAAGGCATCATCAGCGGCATCGTCCACGCGGCCGACCACGGCGCCGACGTGATCAACATGAGCCTGGGCGTGCGCGGCGGGCTCGAGGTCGGCGGCAAGGACACCGCCGAACTGATCAACGCCACCAAGCGCGCCGTCGCCTACGCGCGGTCGCAGAATGCGATCACGATCGTGTCGGCGGGCAACGATGGACGCGACCTCGATCACGACGCGGGCGTTGCCGTGTGCGACACGGACGGCACGTGCTTCCGGGCCAACCTGCGCGCCTTCCCGGCCCAGGTGCCGGGCGTCATCTCGGTGTCGGCGCTGGCGCCGGCCGGCTGGGCGCTCAACCCGGGCGTGTCGCTGGATCCGCTGGCCAGCTACAGCAACTACGGCCAGTCGGCGATCTCGTTCGGCGCTCCGGGTGGTGACGGGCGCCTGCCGGGCACGGCCAACTGCGTGGTCGCCGGCGTCGGCGCACCCTGCTGGGCCTTCGACATGGTGCTCAGTTCGACCCTGACCGGCTGGGGCTGGTCGGCGGGCACGAGCATGGCGGCGCCGCACGTGTCGGGCGTGGCCGCGCTGGTCATCGGCAAGCACGGTGGCGAACTGGCCCCGACCGAAGTCGAGCGCATCCTGCGCGCATCCGCCGACGACCTGGGCAAGCCGGGCAACGACGACGCCTACGGCGCCGGTCGCGTCAACGCCGCCAAGGCCATGCAGTACTGA
- a CDS encoding malonic semialdehyde reductase — protein MAPTPPAQPLPGPSLDRLFRTARTHNEILGEVSDAQLHALYDLLKWGPTTANSCPARFVFVKSAEAKARLSPAMDEGNRAKTLAAPVTVIVAYDMAFYEKMPYLFPHTDARSWFDGKSQEDLRTICLRNGSLQGAYLILAARALGLDCGPMSGFNNAMVDEAFFAGTSWKSNFLVNLGHADPAKIFPRSPRLAFDEVAHIA, from the coding sequence ATGGCCCCCACCCCGCCGGCGCAGCCCTTGCCCGGACCTTCGCTCGACCGGCTGTTCCGCACCGCGCGCACCCACAACGAGATCCTGGGCGAGGTGAGCGACGCACAGCTGCATGCGCTGTACGACCTGCTCAAGTGGGGGCCCACCACGGCCAACTCCTGTCCCGCGCGCTTCGTCTTCGTGAAGTCGGCCGAAGCCAAGGCGCGCTTGAGCCCGGCGATGGACGAGGGCAACCGCGCCAAGACCCTGGCCGCGCCGGTGACCGTGATCGTGGCCTACGACATGGCCTTCTACGAGAAGATGCCCTACCTGTTCCCGCACACCGATGCGCGTTCCTGGTTCGACGGCAAGTCGCAGGAGGACCTGCGCACGATCTGCCTGCGCAATGGCAGCCTGCAGGGCGCCTACCTGATCCTGGCCGCGCGCGCGCTGGGCCTGGATTGCGGCCCGATGTCCGGCTTCAACAACGCGATGGTCGATGAAGCCTTCTTCGCCGGCACGTCCTGGAAATCCAACTTCCTGGTCAATCTGGGCCACGCCGATCCGGCGAAGATCTTCCCCCGCTCGCCGCGGCTGGCCTTCGACGAAGTGGCCCACATCGCCTGA
- the glnE gene encoding bifunctional [glutamate--ammonia ligase]-adenylyl-L-tyrosine phosphorylase/[glutamate--ammonia-ligase] adenylyltransferase, translated as MQRLHSIPSCAALLEDADAAERVRRVALASDFAIDTLLRQPELLPRLLAGAPATSPPELGAENRGDWPALLRRYRAAESTRLVWRDVLGLDTVADTLAGTTALAEHCLQRALDVLEADFAQRHGVVRDGDGRAQRMVVFGLGKLGGGELNFSSDVDLVYAYEADGESDGARPLAAETYYARLGQQLAKLLDEVTADGFCHRVDLRLRPYGNVGRVAWSFPAMEQYFQHEGRDWERYAWQKARPVAGDAEAGERFLATLRPFVYRRYLDYGALDGLRAMKAAISAEVARKELADDIKRGPGGIREIEFLVQALQLIRGGREAELRERRLLPALQALVAAGHVSGETGEALAASYLSLRKLENRLQMLRDAQTHALPDRETDRLRVALGLGHPDWTALRGELDTVRARVTGEFDALLAPRRATTAPDALATYWRALPEAGDVTALAQAGFADLETADTLLRDLARSPGVKGLSDATRARMDRVLPALLQAAAGARDPMLALRRLLALLQNILRRSAYLALLDEQPVALQRLVDAVAHSALLAERLAAYPLLLDELLDARIAGTLPGRDALHAACAQVPVDDDTESVLQALNEVRQALSFRIALAARDRRQSAVDSARQLAWLADAVVQSVLRVAEHEVTGTHGSIDGARFAVLGYGSLGGEELGFGSDLDLVFLYDAPAQAHSDGARPLDAARWFARLAQKIVGLLGAVTGAGRLYEVDVRLRPDGAKGLLVSSLASFSDYQRERAWTWEHQALVRARYIAGDPGLCEDYEQVRAQTLARPREPARVREDVAAMRQRMRAELDRSDASAFDLKQGEGGLVDLEFLLQALVLMHAHAHPGLTGPRNTLALIDALTDAGLLPVDIAHALRQAHATLLARGLDCTLDRRSRRVPLDADVEAARAAIKAALRELDLVLAPAA; from the coding sequence ATGCAGCGTCTGCATTCGATTCCCTCCTGCGCGGCGCTGCTCGAGGATGCTGACGCGGCTGAACGCGTGCGCCGGGTCGCACTGGCGAGCGACTTCGCCATCGACACCCTGCTTCGCCAGCCGGAGTTGCTGCCCCGGCTGCTGGCCGGCGCACCCGCGACGTCGCCGCCCGAACTGGGTGCGGAGAACCGCGGCGACTGGCCGGCCCTGCTGCGGCGCTATCGTGCCGCCGAATCAACCCGCCTGGTGTGGCGCGATGTGCTGGGCCTGGATACGGTGGCTGACACACTGGCCGGCACCACCGCGCTGGCCGAACACTGCCTGCAGCGCGCGCTGGACGTGCTGGAAGCCGACTTCGCGCAACGCCACGGCGTCGTGCGCGACGGCGATGGCCGGGCACAACGCATGGTCGTGTTCGGCCTGGGCAAGCTCGGCGGCGGTGAACTGAACTTCAGTTCAGACGTCGACCTGGTCTACGCCTACGAGGCCGACGGTGAGTCCGACGGCGCGCGTCCGCTGGCCGCCGAGACCTACTACGCCCGCCTGGGCCAGCAGCTGGCCAAACTGCTCGACGAGGTGACCGCCGACGGCTTCTGCCATCGTGTCGACCTGCGCCTGCGCCCCTACGGCAACGTCGGGCGCGTGGCGTGGTCGTTCCCGGCCATGGAGCAGTACTTCCAGCACGAAGGCCGCGACTGGGAGCGCTACGCGTGGCAGAAGGCCCGTCCCGTGGCCGGCGATGCGGAGGCCGGCGAACGCTTCCTCGCCACGCTGCGTCCGTTCGTGTACCGGCGTTACCTCGACTACGGCGCACTCGACGGCCTGCGGGCGATGAAGGCGGCGATCAGCGCCGAGGTTGCGCGCAAGGAGCTGGCCGACGACATCAAGCGGGGTCCCGGCGGCATCCGCGAGATCGAGTTCCTCGTGCAGGCGTTGCAGCTGATCCGCGGCGGACGGGAAGCCGAGCTGCGCGAGCGACGCCTGTTGCCGGCGCTGCAGGCGCTCGTGGCGGCCGGGCACGTGTCTGGGGAAACCGGCGAGGCGCTCGCGGCGTCGTACCTGTCGCTGCGAAAGCTGGAGAACCGCCTGCAGATGCTGCGCGATGCGCAGACCCACGCCCTACCGGACCGCGAGACCGATCGCCTGCGCGTGGCGCTCGGACTGGGCCATCCGGACTGGACGGCTCTGCGCGGGGAGCTCGATACGGTGCGCGCGCGCGTCACCGGCGAATTCGACGCCCTGCTGGCGCCGCGACGGGCTACGACAGCGCCCGACGCCCTGGCCACGTACTGGCGCGCATTGCCCGAGGCAGGCGATGTCACGGCGCTGGCGCAGGCCGGGTTCGCCGACCTGGAGACCGCCGACACCCTGCTCCGCGACCTGGCCCGCAGCCCCGGCGTCAAGGGCCTGTCCGACGCCACGCGCGCGCGCATGGATCGGGTACTGCCCGCGTTGCTGCAGGCAGCGGCCGGCGCGCGCGATCCGATGCTCGCCCTGCGGCGCCTGCTGGCGCTGCTGCAGAACATCCTGCGCCGCAGTGCCTACCTGGCGCTGCTCGACGAACAACCCGTCGCGCTGCAGCGGCTGGTGGACGCCGTCGCCCACAGCGCGCTGCTCGCCGAGCGCCTGGCCGCCTATCCGCTGCTGCTCGACGAGCTGCTCGATGCGCGCATCGCCGGCACGCTGCCCGGGCGCGACGCACTGCACGCCGCCTGCGCCCAGGTGCCGGTCGATGACGACACCGAGTCGGTGCTGCAGGCGCTCAACGAAGTACGGCAGGCCCTGAGCTTCCGCATCGCACTGGCCGCGCGTGACCGCCGGCAGAGCGCGGTCGATTCGGCGCGGCAGTTGGCGTGGCTGGCCGATGCGGTGGTCCAGAGCGTGCTGCGGGTGGCCGAGCACGAGGTCACCGGTACGCATGGCAGCATCGACGGCGCGCGGTTCGCGGTGCTGGGTTACGGCAGCCTCGGGGGCGAGGAGCTGGGCTTCGGTTCGGATCTCGACCTGGTGTTCCTGTACGACGCGCCGGCGCAGGCGCATTCCGACGGCGCGCGTCCGCTGGACGCGGCGCGCTGGTTCGCGCGCCTGGCGCAGAAGATCGTCGGCCTGCTCGGCGCGGTGACCGGTGCCGGTCGCCTGTACGAAGTGGACGTGCGGCTGCGGCCGGACGGAGCGAAAGGCCTGCTGGTGTCCTCGCTGGCCAGCTTCAGCGACTACCAGCGCGAACGCGCCTGGACCTGGGAGCACCAGGCCCTGGTGCGCGCCCGCTACATCGCCGGTGACCCCGGCCTGTGCGAGGACTACGAACAGGTGCGCGCGCAGACGCTGGCGCGGCCGCGTGAACCGGCGCGCGTTCGCGAAGACGTCGCCGCGATGCGCCAGCGCATGCGCGCGGAGCTCGATCGCAGCGATGCCTCCGCGTTCGACCTCAAGCAGGGCGAAGGCGGCCTGGTGGACCTGGAGTTCCTGCTGCAGGCGCTGGTGCTGATGCATGCGCATGCGCACCCCGGCCTGACCGGGCCGCGCAACACGCTGGCCCTGATCGACGCACTCACCGACGCCGGCCTTCTGCCGGTCGATATCGCGCACGCGCTGCGCCAGGCCCATGCCACGCTGCTCGCGCGAGGGCTGGACTGCACGCTGGATCGGCGTTCGCGGCGCGTGCCGCTCGATGCGGACGTGGAGGCCGCTCGCGCGGCAATCAAAGCGGCGCTGCGCGAGCTCGATCTGGTGCTGGCACCGGCGGCCTGA
- a CDS encoding O-antigen ligase family protein, translated as MTPVAGWRWAPAWVLAYVALWPAPGIAEGVLVLGALIALGKLVFSRFRGGGQLLSHQAWALTSVLFCAYWVPELVSALDAVDSARALKEAAGDLRYLPFLWLAAAAVGDARGRRVTFIGLAVIVGVWTLDALLQAVAGTSPLFFGLDAVKQAISHRPICPPEEILEANRLSGILGPCNPKLGQVLASLSPFALYAVARRFDGLGWVLTAAAIGVVILLTGSRASWITYALVLAVSGWRLLGGKRLLAVFAAGAVVLVVLGLTSAQVRERLQRTTHALSADTQGVDAALSGRARIWGAALCMAKEHPVNGVGARGFRHAFAACDPDPTQPPAWGAGPALHAHQILLEILSETGAFGLLLWLAGAALAWRAWRYADEASREQAKPAMLALAVTVFPFNTHLAFYSTFWGGLTLLLAALYAGSLLARRHV; from the coding sequence ATGACGCCGGTCGCGGGCTGGCGTTGGGCGCCAGCCTGGGTGCTGGCCTACGTCGCGCTGTGGCCGGCGCCGGGGATCGCCGAAGGCGTGCTGGTGCTGGGCGCGCTGATCGCGCTGGGCAAGCTGGTGTTCTCGCGTTTCCGTGGCGGCGGGCAGCTCCTGAGCCACCAGGCCTGGGCGTTGACCAGCGTGCTGTTCTGCGCCTACTGGGTGCCGGAACTGGTCTCGGCGCTGGACGCCGTGGACAGTGCCCGCGCCCTCAAGGAAGCCGCCGGCGACCTGCGCTACCTGCCGTTCCTGTGGCTGGCTGCGGCGGCGGTCGGCGATGCGCGCGGACGGCGGGTCACCTTCATCGGCCTGGCGGTCATCGTCGGCGTGTGGACGCTGGACGCGCTGTTGCAGGCAGTCGCGGGCACCAGCCCGCTGTTCTTCGGCCTGGACGCGGTCAAGCAGGCGATCAGCCACCGCCCGATCTGCCCGCCCGAGGAGATTCTTGAAGCCAATCGCCTCAGCGGCATTCTGGGGCCCTGCAATCCCAAGCTCGGCCAGGTGCTGGCCAGCCTTTCGCCGTTTGCGCTCTACGCCGTCGCCCGTCGTTTCGACGGACTCGGCTGGGTGCTTACGGCTGCCGCGATCGGCGTGGTGATCCTGCTGACCGGCTCACGCGCGTCATGGATCACCTACGCGCTGGTGCTCGCGGTGTCGGGATGGCGCCTGCTCGGCGGCAAGCGGCTGCTGGCGGTATTCGCGGCGGGTGCGGTGGTGCTGGTGGTGCTGGGCCTGACTTCCGCGCAGGTGCGCGAGCGCCTGCAACGCACCACGCATGCCCTGAGCGCCGACACCCAGGGCGTCGACGCCGCGCTGTCGGGTCGTGCGCGCATCTGGGGTGCGGCCCTGTGCATGGCGAAGGAGCATCCGGTCAATGGCGTGGGCGCACGCGGCTTCCGCCATGCCTTCGCGGCCTGCGACCCGGATCCCACGCAGCCGCCGGCCTGGGGCGCGGGACCGGCGCTGCACGCACACCAGATCCTGCTCGAGATCCTCAGCGAGACCGGCGCGTTCGGCTTGCTGCTGTGGCTCGCAGGGGCAGCGCTGGCGTGGCGCGCCTGGCGCTACGCCGACGAGGCATCGCGCGAACAGGCCAAGCCCGCCATGCTGGCGCTCGCCGTCACCGTGTTTCCGTTCAACACGCACCTGGCGTTCTATTCGACCTTCTGGGGCGGCCTGACCCTCCTGCTGGCCGCGCTGTACGCCGGCAGCCTGCTGGCGCGCCGGCATGTCTGA
- a CDS encoding lysoplasmalogenase, with protein sequence MPAAHSAAVICLALSLALAWAHARSHARAQPPLKLAASAAFLVVALAAGALDSDYGRLVLVALGLGAVGDALLLSRRSPLFLAGLGTFLVAHAVYAIAFALQPQDLAWLIGGAIAMAVVAVIVLRWLWARLRSVYQLAVPAYVLAIGAMVATAMGTAAATGHAGIAAGALAFAASDVAVARERFVVASPANKIWGLPLYYLGKVLLALSVALS encoded by the coding sequence ATGCCTGCCGCCCACAGCGCCGCCGTAATCTGCCTCGCATTGTCGTTGGCCCTGGCCTGGGCGCATGCACGGTCCCATGCGCGCGCGCAGCCGCCGCTGAAGCTGGCAGCGAGCGCGGCCTTTCTCGTCGTCGCACTGGCGGCGGGCGCGCTCGACAGCGACTACGGCCGCCTCGTGCTCGTCGCCCTGGGCCTGGGGGCGGTCGGCGACGCACTGCTGCTCTCGCGCCGCAGTCCCCTGTTCCTGGCCGGGCTGGGCACCTTCCTGGTGGCGCATGCGGTGTACGCGATCGCGTTCGCGTTGCAGCCACAGGACCTGGCATGGCTGATCGGCGGCGCGATCGCCATGGCCGTCGTCGCGGTGATCGTCCTGCGCTGGCTGTGGGCGCGACTGCGCAGCGTTTACCAGCTCGCGGTGCCGGCCTACGTGCTGGCCATAGGCGCGATGGTGGCCACGGCGATGGGAACGGCCGCGGCCACGGGCCACGCCGGGATTGCCGCGGGCGCACTCGCCTTCGCCGCTTCCGACGTGGCAGTCGCACGCGAACGCTTTGTCGTCGCCAGCCCAGCCAACAAGATCTGGGGC
- a CDS encoding YceI family protein, with translation MFNKLILTAALALAAGQAFAAPVSYKIDPNHTNVIATWDHFGFSKPSAHFGKADGTIVYDADNVGQSSVKVTLPLTGMTGFVADFDEHLRSKDFFKTDEFPDATFASTKVEAAGDNKLRVTGDLTLRGVTKPVVLDVTLNKAAAGRDGQPRIGFDAAATIKRSDFGLGLFAPKVSDEVALRITTEAGVPKAEAAPAK, from the coding sequence ATGTTCAACAAGCTGATCCTCACCGCCGCACTGGCGCTCGCCGCCGGCCAAGCCTTCGCGGCGCCGGTGTCGTACAAGATCGATCCGAACCACACCAACGTCATCGCCACCTGGGACCACTTCGGCTTCTCCAAGCCGTCCGCGCACTTCGGCAAGGCCGACGGCACGATCGTGTACGACGCGGACAACGTCGGCCAGTCGTCGGTCAAGGTGACCCTGCCGCTGACCGGCATGACCGGCTTCGTCGCTGATTTCGACGAGCACCTGCGCAGCAAGGATTTCTTCAAGACCGATGAATTCCCCGATGCGACGTTCGCCAGCACGAAGGTGGAGGCCGCCGGCGACAACAAGTTGCGTGTGACCGGTGACCTGACGCTGCGTGGTGTGACCAAGCCTGTCGTGCTTGATGTGACGCTCAACAAGGCCGCCGCCGGCCGCGACGGCCAGCCGCGCATCGGCTTCGACGCCGCCGCGACCATCAAGCGCAGTGACTTCGGCCTGGGCCTGTTCGCCCCGAAGGTCAGCGACGAGGTCGCCCTGCGCATCACCACGGAAGCCGGCGTGCCCAAGGCCGAAGCGGCCCCCGCGAAGTAA
- a CDS encoding mitochondrial fission ELM1 family protein: MTEQRLDAWLLSDGHAGNLRQVQALAHAAGWPAQEWIVRTRAPWRWFAPRIVPGADGAFDDAFSQVLRTADLRDVVAIGCGRQGALATRLMRERGSRAVQILDPRIDARHWDLVIAPAHDALRGDNVITLQGSLHPVDDEWLAAGRQAFPVFGQLPGPRTALLLGGPSAHARLDEAFFLQLARDLCDILHGQGGSLLATASRRTPVAPLDTIHGQLASWPGQFWRGEQDGRNPYAGLLGWADRIVCTAESVNLLSEAAATRVPLFVAGIDRVAGRPRRFVDALLDSGRARPFASDLAPYAVAPLRETPRVAAEVCRRLGMPAPG, translated from the coding sequence TTGACGGAACAACGCCTCGACGCCTGGCTCCTGAGCGACGGACATGCCGGCAACCTGCGGCAGGTCCAGGCCCTCGCGCACGCCGCCGGCTGGCCCGCGCAGGAATGGATCGTGCGCACGCGCGCTCCGTGGCGCTGGTTCGCGCCGCGGATCGTCCCTGGCGCGGACGGCGCGTTCGACGACGCATTCAGCCAGGTGCTGAGGACGGCGGACCTGCGCGACGTGGTCGCGATCGGCTGTGGCCGCCAGGGCGCGCTCGCGACCCGCCTCATGCGCGAGCGCGGTTCGCGGGCGGTGCAGATTCTCGATCCGCGGATCGACGCTCGGCACTGGGACCTGGTGATCGCGCCCGCGCACGACGCGCTGCGCGGCGACAACGTCATCACGCTGCAGGGAAGCCTGCACCCGGTAGACGATGAGTGGCTGGCGGCGGGCCGCCAGGCCTTCCCCGTTTTCGGGCAGTTGCCCGGCCCACGCACGGCGCTGCTGCTGGGCGGGCCCAGCGCGCACGCGCGCCTGGACGAGGCCTTCTTCCTGCAACTGGCGCGAGACCTGTGCGACATCCTCCACGGGCAGGGAGGCAGCCTGCTGGCGACGGCGTCACGGCGCACGCCCGTGGCCCCGCTGGACACCATCCACGGGCAATTGGCGAGCTGGCCGGGGCAGTTCTGGCGCGGCGAGCAGGACGGCCGCAATCCCTACGCAGGCCTGCTGGGATGGGCGGACCGCATTGTCTGCACCGCCGAGTCGGTCAACCTGCTGAGCGAAGCGGCCGCCACCCGCGTGCCCCTGTTCGTTGCCGGCATCGATCGCGTCGCCGGCCGTCCCCGGCGTTTCGTCGATGCCCTGCTGGACAGCGGCCGTGCGCGGCCCTTTGCCAGTGACCTGGCGCCCTATGCGGTTGCACCGCTGCGCGAGACCCCGCGCGTGGCCGCCGAAGTGTGTCGTCGCCTGGGCATGCCCGCCCCCGGTTAG
- a CDS encoding zinc-finger domain-containing protein produces the protein MTAASEHPTQANAERRYTVTRADLPLSCPLPSMALWNSHPRVYLPIEAEGQCQCPYCGAQFVLED, from the coding sequence ATGACCGCAGCATCCGAGCATCCCACCCAGGCCAACGCCGAACGCCGCTACACCGTGACGCGCGCGGACCTGCCGCTGAGCTGCCCGCTGCCGTCGATGGCCCTGTGGAACTCGCATCCCCGCGTGTACCTGCCCATCGAAGCCGAGGGCCAGTGCCAGTGCCCGTACTGCGGCGCGCAGTTCGTGCTGGAAGACTGA
- a CDS encoding glycosyltransferase family 4 protein has protein sequence MRRLTVVQLLPALESGGVERSTLEIAQALVEAGHRAIVVSAGGRLVPRLLALGAEHVALDIGRKSLLTLRHAGPLRALFAREGAAIVHARSRLPAWLAVRALRAMPAARRPRLVTTVHGLNSPSRYSAVMTRGERVICVSQTVRDYVCAHYPKVDRERLRVIPRGIDPAAFPRSPHPDADARAWAAQQHPAIAGDGPLLLLPGRGRRLKGHADALKLLANLQREGVRARLWLPGAREAGREAYIAELEREAAQLGIAQAIAFTPPTDQIARAYAASDLVLQLSRKPESFGRTVIEALSVGRPVLGWAHGGVGELLAQLQPRGAVPLGDHERLLDAARDMLAQPPEPAATIAYTLRAMQEATLAVYAELVD, from the coding sequence ATGCGCCGCCTGACCGTCGTCCAGTTGCTGCCCGCCCTCGAGTCGGGCGGCGTGGAGCGTTCCACGCTCGAGATTGCGCAGGCCCTGGTCGAAGCCGGGCACCGCGCCATCGTCGTCTCCGCCGGGGGGCGGCTCGTGCCGCGCCTGCTGGCCCTGGGCGCCGAACACGTCGCGCTCGACATCGGCCGCAAATCCCTGCTGACGCTGCGCCATGCGGGCCCGCTGCGCGCGCTGTTCGCGCGCGAAGGAGCGGCCATCGTCCACGCGCGTTCCCGGCTGCCTGCGTGGCTTGCGGTCCGCGCGCTGCGCGCCATGCCCGCGGCGAGACGTCCCCGTCTGGTGACCACCGTGCACGGCTTGAACTCGCCCTCGCGCTACAGCGCGGTGATGACCCGCGGGGAGCGGGTGATCTGCGTGTCGCAGACCGTGCGCGATTACGTGTGCGCGCACTATCCAAAGGTCGACCGCGAACGGCTGCGTGTCATCCCGCGGGGCATCGATCCGGCGGCTTTCCCGCGTTCCCCGCATCCGGACGCCGATGCGCGCGCCTGGGCCGCGCAGCAGCATCCGGCCATCGCCGGCGACGGCCCGCTGTTGCTGCTGCCGGGCCGCGGCAGGCGACTGAAGGGGCATGCCGATGCCCTGAAGCTGCTGGCGAACCTGCAGCGCGAAGGCGTGCGCGCGCGCCTGTGGCTGCCCGGCGCACGTGAGGCCGGCCGCGAGGCCTACATCGCCGAACTCGAACGCGAGGCCGCGCAGCTGGGCATCGCCCAGGCCATTGCATTCACCCCGCCCACCGACCAGATCGCGCGCGCCTACGCGGCCAGCGACCTTGTCCTGCAGCTTTCGCGCAAGCCAGAGTCCTTCGGCCGCACGGTGATCGAGGCGTTGTCGGTCGGGCGGCCGGTGCTGGGCTGGGCGCATGGTGGCGTGGGCGAACTGCTGGCGCAGCTGCAGCCGCGCGGCGCGGTGCCGCTCGGCGACCACGAACGGCTGCTCGACGCCGCGCGCGACATGCTGGCGCAGCCGCCGGAGCCTGCGGCTACCATTGCCTACACACTGCGCGCGATGCAGGAGGCCACACTTGCCGTCTACGCCGAACTTGTCGACTGA
- a CDS encoding pirin family protein — MILDRPAGARGESRADWLESRHAFSFSRYYDPAWMGFGPLRVINEDVVAPGAGFEPHRHANMEILSYVLDGELSHRDDSGGGGVIRAGELQWMGAGHGIEHSEFNASPTRPVHFLQVWIQPDRLNATPAYAQRAAASTPGWTLMASPDGAQESLAIRQDACLWLARPCPGEVMGVQLLPTRRYWLQVARGRVRFAGRELNAGDAVGLVEESGEPELRALQDSEVLFFDLPL, encoded by the coding sequence GTGATCCTCGACCGCCCGGCCGGCGCGCGCGGTGAAAGCCGCGCCGACTGGCTCGAAAGCCGCCACGCCTTCTCGTTCTCGCGCTACTACGACCCGGCGTGGATGGGCTTCGGCCCGCTGCGCGTGATCAACGAAGACGTGGTGGCGCCCGGCGCGGGCTTCGAACCACACCGGCACGCGAACATGGAGATCCTCAGCTACGTGCTGGACGGCGAACTGTCGCACCGCGACGACAGCGGCGGCGGCGGTGTGATCCGCGCCGGCGAACTGCAATGGATGGGCGCCGGCCACGGCATCGAGCACAGCGAGTTCAACGCCAGCCCGACGCGGCCGGTGCACTTCCTGCAGGTGTGGATCCAGCCCGACCGCCTCAACGCCACGCCGGCCTATGCACAGCGTGCGGCCGCGTCGACGCCGGGCTGGACGCTGATGGCCTCGCCCGATGGCGCGCAGGAGAGCCTGGCGATCCGCCAGGACGCGTGCCTGTGGCTGGCGCGTCCTTGCCCGGGCGAAGTCATGGGCGTTCAGTTGCTACCCACGCGCCGGTACTGGTTGCAGGTCGCGCGCGGCCGGGTGCGGTTCGCGGGGCGCGAGCTGAACGCGGGCGACGCGGTCGGCCTGGTGGAGGAGTCGGGCGAACCCGAGCTGCGGGCGCTCCAGGACAGCGAAGTCCTGTTCTTCGACCTGCCGCTGTAA